A window of the Bufo gargarizans isolate SCDJY-AF-19 chromosome 1, ASM1485885v1, whole genome shotgun sequence genome harbors these coding sequences:
- the ZBTB49 gene encoding zinc finger and BTB domain-containing protein 49 isoform X1, which translates to MDPKASHSCHLLQQLHEQRIQGLLCDCMLVVKGVCFKAHKNVLAAFSQYFRSLFQNASNQKNDVFHLDIKNIGGIGQILDFMYTSHLDLNNDNIQVMLDIAQCLQVQNVLNMCYSFLKLTTNVDPVSSMPCGSSLPLQATYTTFNHPISNDHLNTSLLEEPIADERQPPPDKGNAPSSDAPKSTPASLKQFGQPYKLRDFYSKLFYKETADKAAEQLMSSVCTEPSTEPQSWTLNNSESILAPSDSLPLEPLPAFSQTFVTSQDPETSPLQFPHEMRLKKAIHLKKLNFLRSQKAAEESSEPIGVLPKAVEETAFPSVELESTEKNFLEKEADGEMPDTLEQSIEVERAESPNLEDQSAPIIKHCSCDVCGKRFKHPSNLELHKRSHTGEKPFKCILCGKHFSQAGNLQTHLRRHSGEKPYICEICGKRFAVSGDVQRHIVIHTGEKPHLCDICGRGFSNVSNLKEHEKTHAADKFYTCDDCGKSFNMPRKLIKHRVRHTGERPYSCLTCGKKFAGSGDLRRHVRSHTGEKPYTCDVCNKSFSRPAVLRRHQNMHCKPTDDGQMTPEEFPNTLESSGKSQNSDSLTPDIPAAFMQEQGHSVESAPDDYEGSDSNSYCKLQTVIEQEGLTAQEKRHAQCTKMPKPHLAETASAYTFTEVEVAVTEESLHSDISMIRSSLVTLDNNCSEPLNNRASSNGYRGADGPFFSSMSLWGLAMKTLQNENDMEQ; encoded by the exons ATGGACCCGAAGGCAAGTCACAGCTGTCACCTTCTACAGCAGCTTCACGAGCAACGTATCCAAGGGCTGCTGTGTGACTGCATGCTGGtggtgaaaggagtctgcttcaAAGCCCATAAGAACGTGCTTGCTGCTTTCAGTCAGTACTTTCG GTCTCTCTTCCAGAATGCTTCCAACCAGAAGAATGACGTCTTTCACCTGGACATCAAGAACATTGGCGGCATAGGTCAGATTTTGGACTTCATGTACACGTCTCACCTGGACCTGAACAATGATAACATACAGGTTATGTTGGACATTGCTCAATGTCTTCAGGTACAAAACGTCTTAAACATGTGTTACAGCTTCTTAAAACTGACCACGAACGTTGATCCGGTCTCTTCCATGCCTTGCGGCAGTTCTCTGCCTCTCCAGGCCACTTATACCACATTTAATCATCCCATTTCCAATGACCATCTCAACACGTCGTTGCTAGAGGAGCCCATAGCAGATGAGAGACAACCCCCGCCTGACAAAGGGAACGCACCTTCTAGCGATGCACCCAAGAGCACGCCTGCCTCCTTGAAGCAGTTTGGGCAGCCTTATAAATTACGGGATTTTTACAGTAAACTGTTTTACAAAGAGACGGCAGACAAGGCAGCGGAACAGCTGATGTCCAGTGTCTGTACAGAGCCCAGCACTGAGCCTCAGTCATGGACCCTGAATAACTCAGAATCCATCTTGGCCCCATCCGACTCCCTACCCCTCGAACCCTTACCTGCGTTCTCGCAAACCTTTGTTACCTCCCAGGATCCAGAGACGTCTCCGTTACAGTTCCCTCATGAGATGCGTCTTAAGAAAGCTATTCATTTAAAGAAGTTAAACTTTCTCAGGTCTCAGAAGGCGGCTGAAGAGTCTTCTGAACCCATAGGAGTCTTGCCCAAAGCTGTAGAAGAGACTGCCTTTCCCAGTGTGGAGCTGGAGAGCACGGAGAAAAACTTTTTAGAAAAAGAAGCAGATGGAGAAATGCCCGACACATTGGAACAAAGTATTGAGGTGGAGAGAGCAGAGAGTCCGAACCTGGAAGATCAGAGCGCTCCTATCATTAAACATTGCTCTTGTGATGTGTGCGGCAAGAGGTTCAAACACCCCAGTAATCTCGAGCTGCACAAACGTTCTCATACAG GCGAGAAGCCATTTAAGTGTATCCTTTGTGGGAAGCACTTCTCGCAG GCTGGAAACCTTCAGACTCACCTGCGACGGCACTCTGGTGAAAAGCCTTATATATGTGAGATTTGTGGGAAGAG GTTTGCCGTTTCTGGGGACGTCCAGCGCCACATTGTCATTCACACGGGAGAGAAGCCTCACTTATGTGACATCTGCGGTCGAG GTTTTAGCAACGTCAGCAACTTGAAGGAGCATGAGAAGACTCATGCCGCTGACAAATTCTACACCTGCGACGACTGCGGGAAGTCGTTCAACATGCCCCGGAAGCTGATAAAGCACAGGGTTCGGCACACTGGGGAGAGGCCATACAGCTGCCTGACCTGTG GGAAAAAGTTTGCGGGCTCTGGAGATCTGCGCAGACACGTGAGGTCCCACACTGGGGAGAAGCCATACACCTGTGATGTGTGTAACAAAAGTTTCTCTCGCCCCGCTGTCCTCAGACGGCATCAAAATATGCACTGCAAGCCTACAGACGATGGGCAGATGACCCCTGAAGAGTTCCCAAACACCCTGGAGTCCTCAGGAAAGTCGCAGAATTCAGATTCATTAACTCCTGACATTCCAGCTGCTTTCATGCAAGAGCAAGGACATTCAGTGGAAAGCGCACCGGACGACTACGAGGGGAGCGATAGCAACTCGTATTGTAAGCTGCAGACTGTGATTGAGCAGGAGGGACTTACAGCCCAGGAGAAGAGACATGCACAGTGCACCAAGATGCCAAAGCCTCACTTGGCAGAAACGGCCAGCGCTTATACGTTTACAGAGGTGGAGGTGGCGGTCACGGAAGAGAGTTTACACTCAGACATATCCATGATCCGCTCCTCTTTAGTCACTTTGGACAATAACTGTAGTGAACCTTTAAATAACCGAGCATCTTCTAATGGATACAGAGGGGCTGACGGCCCCTTCTTCTCTAGTATGAGCCTTTGGGGACTCGCGATGAAGACTCTGCAAAATGAAAATGATATGGAACAGTGA
- the ZBTB49 gene encoding zinc finger and BTB domain-containing protein 49 isoform X2, translated as MITYRLCWTLLNVFSSLPLQATYTTFNHPISNDHLNTSLLEEPIADERQPPPDKGNAPSSDAPKSTPASLKQFGQPYKLRDFYSKLFYKETADKAAEQLMSSVCTEPSTEPQSWTLNNSESILAPSDSLPLEPLPAFSQTFVTSQDPETSPLQFPHEMRLKKAIHLKKLNFLRSQKAAEESSEPIGVLPKAVEETAFPSVELESTEKNFLEKEADGEMPDTLEQSIEVERAESPNLEDQSAPIIKHCSCDVCGKRFKHPSNLELHKRSHTGEKPFKCILCGKHFSQAGNLQTHLRRHSGEKPYICEICGKRFAVSGDVQRHIVIHTGEKPHLCDICGRGFSNVSNLKEHEKTHAADKFYTCDDCGKSFNMPRKLIKHRVRHTGERPYSCLTCGKKFAGSGDLRRHVRSHTGEKPYTCDVCNKSFSRPAVLRRHQNMHCKPTDDGQMTPEEFPNTLESSGKSQNSDSLTPDIPAAFMQEQGHSVESAPDDYEGSDSNSYCKLQTVIEQEGLTAQEKRHAQCTKMPKPHLAETASAYTFTEVEVAVTEESLHSDISMIRSSLVTLDNNCSEPLNNRASSNGYRGADGPFFSSMSLWGLAMKTLQNENDMEQ; from the exons ATGATAACATACAGGTTATGTTGGACATTGCTCAATGTCTTCAG TTCTCTGCCTCTCCAGGCCACTTATACCACATTTAATCATCCCATTTCCAATGACCATCTCAACACGTCGTTGCTAGAGGAGCCCATAGCAGATGAGAGACAACCCCCGCCTGACAAAGGGAACGCACCTTCTAGCGATGCACCCAAGAGCACGCCTGCCTCCTTGAAGCAGTTTGGGCAGCCTTATAAATTACGGGATTTTTACAGTAAACTGTTTTACAAAGAGACGGCAGACAAGGCAGCGGAACAGCTGATGTCCAGTGTCTGTACAGAGCCCAGCACTGAGCCTCAGTCATGGACCCTGAATAACTCAGAATCCATCTTGGCCCCATCCGACTCCCTACCCCTCGAACCCTTACCTGCGTTCTCGCAAACCTTTGTTACCTCCCAGGATCCAGAGACGTCTCCGTTACAGTTCCCTCATGAGATGCGTCTTAAGAAAGCTATTCATTTAAAGAAGTTAAACTTTCTCAGGTCTCAGAAGGCGGCTGAAGAGTCTTCTGAACCCATAGGAGTCTTGCCCAAAGCTGTAGAAGAGACTGCCTTTCCCAGTGTGGAGCTGGAGAGCACGGAGAAAAACTTTTTAGAAAAAGAAGCAGATGGAGAAATGCCCGACACATTGGAACAAAGTATTGAGGTGGAGAGAGCAGAGAGTCCGAACCTGGAAGATCAGAGCGCTCCTATCATTAAACATTGCTCTTGTGATGTGTGCGGCAAGAGGTTCAAACACCCCAGTAATCTCGAGCTGCACAAACGTTCTCATACAG GCGAGAAGCCATTTAAGTGTATCCTTTGTGGGAAGCACTTCTCGCAG GCTGGAAACCTTCAGACTCACCTGCGACGGCACTCTGGTGAAAAGCCTTATATATGTGAGATTTGTGGGAAGAG GTTTGCCGTTTCTGGGGACGTCCAGCGCCACATTGTCATTCACACGGGAGAGAAGCCTCACTTATGTGACATCTGCGGTCGAG GTTTTAGCAACGTCAGCAACTTGAAGGAGCATGAGAAGACTCATGCCGCTGACAAATTCTACACCTGCGACGACTGCGGGAAGTCGTTCAACATGCCCCGGAAGCTGATAAAGCACAGGGTTCGGCACACTGGGGAGAGGCCATACAGCTGCCTGACCTGTG GGAAAAAGTTTGCGGGCTCTGGAGATCTGCGCAGACACGTGAGGTCCCACACTGGGGAGAAGCCATACACCTGTGATGTGTGTAACAAAAGTTTCTCTCGCCCCGCTGTCCTCAGACGGCATCAAAATATGCACTGCAAGCCTACAGACGATGGGCAGATGACCCCTGAAGAGTTCCCAAACACCCTGGAGTCCTCAGGAAAGTCGCAGAATTCAGATTCATTAACTCCTGACATTCCAGCTGCTTTCATGCAAGAGCAAGGACATTCAGTGGAAAGCGCACCGGACGACTACGAGGGGAGCGATAGCAACTCGTATTGTAAGCTGCAGACTGTGATTGAGCAGGAGGGACTTACAGCCCAGGAGAAGAGACATGCACAGTGCACCAAGATGCCAAAGCCTCACTTGGCAGAAACGGCCAGCGCTTATACGTTTACAGAGGTGGAGGTGGCGGTCACGGAAGAGAGTTTACACTCAGACATATCCATGATCCGCTCCTCTTTAGTCACTTTGGACAATAACTGTAGTGAACCTTTAAATAACCGAGCATCTTCTAATGGATACAGAGGGGCTGACGGCCCCTTCTTCTCTAGTATGAGCCTTTGGGGACTCGCGATGAAGACTCTGCAAAATGAAAATGATATGGAACAGTGA